The following are encoded in a window of Brevibacillus sp. DP1.3A genomic DNA:
- the rpmI gene encoding 50S ribosomal protein L35, whose protein sequence is MPKMKTNKAAAKRFKKTGSGQLKRDRAFGSHLFANKSTKAKRHLRKAALVSKGDQKRIEQMLTYM, encoded by the coding sequence ATGCCTAAAATGAAAACCAACAAGGCCGCTGCGAAACGTTTCAAAAAGACTGGAAGCGGCCAATTGAAGCGCGACCGTGCGTTTGGTAGCCACTTGTTCGCTAACAAATCGACGAAAGCTAAGCGCCACCTGCGCAAAGCTGCACTCGTTTCCAAAGGCGATCAAAAACGTATTGAGCAAATGCTCACTTACATGTAA
- a CDS encoding R2-like ligand-binding oxidase → MGMRNGFVSTSQKGLNQELLPYQLYQKAKRYGIWNPQDIDFTQDREDYANMNLEQKEETLGRIAGFLGGEEAVTLDLLPLIMVIAEEGRLEEEMYLTTFLFEEAKHTEFFRLVLDNIGESGDLHHFHDDVYKRIFHEILPNALNRLLTDKSPEAIAEASTVYNMFVEGVLAETGYYAFYEALSKTGLMPGLMQGIGYLKTDESRHISYGTFLLQRLICEHPHIYDVIAKKMDELAPMASHLYDWMDDPQGVSAFGVKVTDLQQFAKKQLSVRMEVLARAKGQTIEELYKHTRTTIDV, encoded by the coding sequence ATGGGGATGAGGAATGGTTTTGTTTCGACCAGCCAAAAAGGATTGAATCAGGAGCTACTGCCGTACCAATTGTATCAAAAAGCGAAGAGATACGGCATTTGGAACCCGCAGGACATTGATTTTACGCAAGACCGCGAAGATTACGCAAATATGAATCTGGAGCAGAAGGAAGAAACCTTGGGACGAATTGCTGGTTTTCTTGGTGGGGAAGAGGCTGTCACCCTCGATCTTTTACCTTTGATCATGGTCATTGCAGAGGAAGGGCGATTGGAGGAAGAAATGTATTTGACAACCTTCCTCTTTGAAGAGGCCAAGCATACCGAGTTTTTCCGGTTGGTTCTCGACAACATCGGCGAGTCAGGAGACTTGCATCATTTTCACGATGATGTGTACAAGCGAATTTTCCATGAGATCTTGCCGAATGCACTCAATCGTCTGTTGACGGATAAATCCCCCGAAGCCATCGCAGAAGCTTCTACTGTCTACAACATGTTTGTGGAAGGCGTGCTCGCAGAGACAGGCTACTATGCATTTTACGAAGCACTCAGCAAAACGGGGCTCATGCCTGGTTTAATGCAAGGAATTGGGTATTTGAAGACAGATGAATCGCGGCATATCAGCTACGGAACTTTCCTGCTGCAGCGATTGATCTGTGAGCATCCCCATATTTACGATGTCATTGCCAAAAAGATGGATGAGCTGGCTCCAATGGCAAGTCATCTGTACGACTGGATGGATGACCCCCAAGGGGTGAGTGCATTCGGGGTGAAGGTCACTGATTTGCAGCAGTTTGCGAAAAAGCAACTGAGTGTGCGCATGGAGGTACTTGCCCGAGCAAAAGGGCAGACGATTGAAGAGCTGTATAAGCATACAAGAACAACGATCGATGTGTAA
- the rplT gene encoding 50S ribosomal protein L20, with product MPRVKGGIVTRRRHKKILKLAKGYFGSKHRLFKSANAQVMKSLLYAYRDRRQKKRDFRKLWITRINAQARMNGLSYSRLMHGLKVAGIEVNRKMLADLAVNDKAAFNELATVAKSKLNA from the coding sequence ATGCCAAGAGTAAAAGGTGGCATTGTTACACGCCGTCGTCATAAGAAAATCCTGAAGCTGGCGAAAGGATACTTCGGTTCCAAACATCGCCTGTTTAAATCCGCTAATGCGCAGGTTATGAAATCCCTGCTGTATGCATACCGTGACCGTCGTCAAAAGAAACGTGATTTCCGCAAACTGTGGATCACTCGTATCAACGCGCAAGCTCGCATGAACGGTCTGTCCTACAGCCGTTTGATGCACGGCCTGAAAGTTGCTGGCATCGAAGTTAACCGCAAAATGCTGGCTGACTTGGCTGTTAACGACAAAGCTGCGTTCAACGAACTGGCAACAGTTGCAAAAAGCAAACTGAACGCTTAA
- a CDS encoding LuxR C-terminal-related transcriptional regulator: MVSPELNMYIDRIEETTFYEEKLVLAVRGFVDLFPFMGAILCNYSTLSQMGEGLWSILDQELCSIRDIRVDMRNMPLIQHAIREQKAVLLDSEAIRQFPPNLVYGAPYALILPISYGPNVLGYAGISWHQDGCSGINHQLVQSLSAYCLMLGKVLATDSLRPKTVKLSRREVEVMQRMSWGESVKEMADWMGISEFTVQDYIKSSLKKLGVQNRAQGVADAIRQRIIC, from the coding sequence ATGGTCAGTCCAGAGCTGAACATGTACATCGACCGAATCGAAGAAACAACATTTTATGAGGAGAAACTGGTGCTTGCTGTACGCGGCTTCGTGGATCTCTTTCCTTTCATGGGAGCCATTCTGTGCAATTACTCGACGCTCAGTCAAATGGGTGAGGGACTATGGTCGATCCTCGACCAAGAGTTATGCTCCATCCGCGATATACGGGTGGACATGCGCAATATGCCCCTCATCCAGCATGCGATCCGTGAACAGAAAGCCGTCCTGCTAGATTCTGAGGCGATTCGTCAGTTCCCGCCCAATTTAGTGTATGGCGCCCCTTATGCGCTCATTCTCCCCATCAGCTATGGGCCTAACGTACTCGGCTACGCCGGTATTTCCTGGCATCAGGATGGCTGTTCCGGCATCAACCATCAATTGGTACAATCCTTAAGCGCATACTGTTTGATGCTGGGCAAAGTATTGGCAACCGACTCCCTTCGCCCTAAAACCGTCAAGCTTTCACGCCGAGAAGTCGAAGTCATGCAGCGGATGTCATGGGGCGAAAGCGTTAAGGAGATGGCAGACTGGATGGGAATTAGTGAGTTTACCGTGCAGGATTACATCAAGTCTTCCTTAAAAAAGCTCGGTGTGCAAAATCGCGCACAAGGTGTGGCAGACGCTATTCGCCAGCGAATCATTTGTTGA
- a CDS encoding methyl-accepting chemotaxis protein — protein MRVSIKQRLIAAFLAIILIPIGVISSFVYVSMEERIQTYFIESSTKEVAQVDNAINLYFDSIRENVNLIAGSPLLKSADNTITTYMDKPTKTKHTPLQNGGVEAAIFKDFLRFVDSHPNTAFIYLATKYGGYIQWPTDDVIPNYDPRTRDWYKTPMENPGKVITTDPYLYLGDNSIVISNVTMLKDDKGEPLGVVGLDVNLKGLTDILKEIKIGKTGYLMLVGKDGTILANPKNPELNSKKLKDTQIPELAAIAENTPSSFAVTMNDTEYLANVFTSDKTGWKYISFIEKAELSAEAHQIGFIIGMLSILFALLAVVASVLFSHKFTKPLLAIVDQIAQIGRGDFTAELPKNLLERKDEIGMLGQSIQVMQVSIQGLIREVQKAVNTLSTSSDNISVRLADNVDTTNKISTTIQEVASGAQNQLRGTEESARAMEEMSIGIQRVAETTSIISEASTCTADEAQLGNQSIQKAIQQMDSVRDSVEHSVSVVKQLGERSKEIVQIIDVITGIASQTNLLALNAAIEAARAGEHGRGFAVVADEVRKLAEQSDESARQIANLIQEIQADTTMAVTAMDSVNQDVQDGLSTVLESGEAFQRILQEIQQITDQIQEVSAVSEQMSAGSEQVAASVDETAQIARISAHNAENLAASSKGQLATMEEFSASFESLNHMARELERMISKFKI, from the coding sequence ATGCGGGTAAGCATCAAGCAAAGACTGATAGCAGCATTTCTTGCCATTATTTTAATCCCGATTGGAGTGATTAGCTCATTTGTATATGTCAGTATGGAGGAGCGAATCCAGACTTATTTTATTGAATCCTCGACAAAAGAAGTGGCTCAAGTAGACAACGCGATTAACTTGTATTTCGACTCGATTCGTGAAAACGTAAACCTGATAGCAGGCAGTCCCTTATTAAAAAGTGCAGATAACACTATCACGACGTATATGGACAAACCAACCAAAACCAAGCATACCCCACTGCAAAATGGCGGGGTAGAGGCGGCCATTTTTAAAGATTTCCTACGATTTGTCGATTCTCATCCGAATACTGCATTTATTTATTTAGCGACAAAATACGGAGGATACATACAGTGGCCGACAGATGATGTCATTCCGAATTACGATCCGCGTACAAGGGATTGGTACAAAACCCCAATGGAGAATCCCGGAAAAGTGATCACGACAGATCCGTATCTCTATTTGGGCGACAACAGTATCGTGATCAGTAACGTGACGATGCTAAAGGATGACAAGGGTGAACCACTGGGCGTCGTTGGACTGGATGTGAATTTAAAAGGGCTAACCGACATTTTGAAAGAAATTAAGATTGGGAAAACGGGTTATCTCATGCTGGTTGGCAAAGACGGAACGATTTTGGCTAATCCGAAGAACCCCGAGCTCAATTCGAAAAAACTGAAAGATACGCAAATTCCTGAATTGGCTGCTATCGCAGAGAATACCCCCAGCAGCTTTGCGGTCACGATGAACGATACCGAGTATTTGGCGAACGTCTTTACTTCAGACAAAACTGGCTGGAAATATATTTCGTTTATTGAAAAAGCTGAGCTCTCTGCTGAAGCCCATCAAATCGGTTTCATCATCGGGATGTTAAGTATTTTGTTTGCCTTACTAGCGGTTGTCGCTTCCGTTCTTTTCTCGCACAAATTCACCAAGCCATTGCTTGCCATCGTTGACCAGATTGCCCAGATCGGACGTGGTGACTTTACTGCTGAATTGCCCAAAAACCTTTTGGAAAGAAAAGATGAAATCGGCATGCTTGGTCAGAGCATTCAGGTGATGCAAGTATCCATCCAAGGACTCATTCGGGAAGTCCAAAAAGCGGTTAACACCCTCTCTACTTCGTCAGACAACATATCGGTTCGCTTGGCAGACAATGTAGATACTACGAACAAGATATCTACTACCATACAGGAGGTAGCGAGCGGGGCGCAAAATCAGCTCAGAGGTACGGAAGAATCCGCAAGAGCGATGGAAGAAATGTCAATCGGCATCCAGCGTGTGGCGGAAACAACCTCCATCATCTCGGAAGCATCTACATGTACGGCGGATGAAGCGCAGCTAGGAAACCAGTCCATCCAAAAAGCTATCCAGCAAATGGACTCCGTCCGTGACTCTGTGGAACATTCCGTATCCGTAGTCAAGCAATTGGGTGAGCGATCCAAAGAAATTGTGCAAATCATTGATGTGATTACGGGAATTGCTTCCCAAACGAATCTGCTTGCTCTCAATGCAGCCATCGAAGCTGCCCGTGCGGGAGAGCATGGACGAGGTTTTGCTGTCGTAGCAGATGAAGTGAGAAAACTCGCTGAACAATCTGATGAGTCTGCTCGGCAAATCGCCAACCTCATTCAGGAGATCCAAGCAGATACGACCATGGCGGTCACCGCGATGGATTCAGTCAATCAAGATGTTCAGGATGGATTGTCTACTGTACTGGAGTCAGGAGAAGCCTTCCAACGCATCTTACAAGAAATTCAACAGATAACCGATCAAATTCAGGAGGTATCTGCTGTCTCTGAACAGATGTCCGCTGGATCGGAACAAGTAGCAGCATCTGTGGACGAGACTGCTCAAATTGCAAGGATTTCAGCGCACAATGCTGAAAATCTGGCTGCTTCCTCCAAAGGACAATTGGCCACTATGGAAGAGTTTTCCGCTTCATTTGAATCCTTGAATCATATGGCTCGTGAACTGGAAAGAATGATCAGTAAATTTAAGATATAA
- the moaA gene encoding GTP 3',8-cyclase MoaA, which produces MPEKVLDLRNRPLRDLRISVTDKCNFRCRYCMPAEIFGPDFEFLPQSKLLTFEEITRLTQIFTSLGVGKIRITGGEPLMRRNLPELIRMIREVEGVQDIAMTTNGSLLSRHAQALKEAGLDRVTVSLDSLDNERFGMLNGRGYQVDTVLEGIRVAADAGLSIKINMVVQRGVNDQDILPMARYFREQGHTLRFIEFMDVGNSNGWRLDQVVPSREIVRMIHEEMPLVATEANYYGEVASRYRYEGSDQEIGLISSVTQAFCSTCTRARLSAEGKLYNCLFASSGDDLREPVRDGRTDEEIRELIRAIWERRDVRYSEERLSETPGLAKRDKVEMSHIGG; this is translated from the coding sequence ATGCCAGAAAAAGTGCTTGATTTGCGGAACCGTCCTCTCCGGGATTTACGAATATCTGTCACCGATAAATGTAACTTTCGTTGTCGTTATTGCATGCCTGCCGAAATTTTTGGACCGGATTTTGAGTTTTTGCCGCAAAGTAAGTTGCTGACCTTTGAGGAGATTACCCGTTTGACCCAGATCTTTACTTCGCTTGGGGTCGGGAAAATCCGCATTACCGGCGGAGAGCCATTAATGCGCAGAAATTTGCCTGAATTGATTCGAATGATACGTGAAGTGGAAGGCGTTCAAGATATTGCGATGACGACCAACGGTTCTCTCTTGTCCCGCCATGCGCAAGCACTAAAAGAAGCAGGTCTGGATCGGGTCACGGTCAGCTTAGACAGCTTGGATAATGAGCGCTTTGGGATGTTGAACGGTAGAGGCTATCAGGTCGATACCGTGCTGGAAGGGATTCGTGTTGCGGCAGATGCCGGGCTTTCGATCAAGATCAACATGGTGGTACAACGCGGAGTCAACGATCAAGATATTTTGCCGATGGCACGGTACTTCCGTGAGCAAGGGCACACCCTTCGATTTATTGAATTCATGGATGTGGGAAACAGTAACGGCTGGCGGCTGGATCAAGTCGTACCTTCCCGTGAAATTGTGCGCATGATCCATGAAGAGATGCCGTTGGTAGCGACTGAAGCGAACTACTATGGAGAGGTGGCTTCTCGCTATCGCTATGAGGGATCGGACCAGGAGATCGGGTTGATCTCATCGGTGACCCAAGCTTTTTGCTCCACTTGTACGCGAGCTCGCCTGTCGGCAGAAGGGAAATTGTACAACTGTCTCTTCGCTTCATCCGGAGATGATTTGCGCGAGCCAGTCCGCGATGGACGCACGGATGAGGAGATTCGCGAGCTGATACGTGCGATCTGGGAGCGGCGCGACGTGCGCTACTCGGAGGAACGACTAAGTGAAACGCCTGGTCTCGCCAAGCGTGATAAGGTTGAAATGTCCCATATCGGGGGATAA
- the infC gene encoding translation initiation factor IF-3, with protein MLINEAIRAREVRLIGADGSQLGVVPFREALRIAQEAELDLVNVAPTAKPPVCRIMDYGKFKYEQAKKEKEARKNQKIIELKEVRFSSNIEEHDFQTKLRNVRKFLEDQHKVKCTIRFRGREITHSEIGLGVMERVAAQCEDLATPERKPKIEGRSMIMILAPKAEKQ; from the coding sequence ATGTTAATTAACGAAGCGATCCGAGCCCGTGAAGTCCGTTTAATCGGTGCTGACGGGAGCCAATTGGGAGTCGTACCTTTTAGGGAAGCATTGCGCATTGCCCAGGAAGCTGAATTGGATCTGGTAAACGTTGCTCCTACAGCCAAGCCGCCTGTATGCCGTATCATGGACTATGGAAAGTTCAAATACGAGCAGGCGAAAAAGGAAAAAGAAGCGCGTAAAAACCAGAAGATCATCGAGCTGAAAGAAGTGCGTTTTTCTTCTAACATCGAGGAACACGATTTTCAAACAAAGCTTCGCAACGTCCGCAAGTTCTTGGAGGATCAACACAAGGTGAAGTGTACGATCCGTTTCCGTGGACGTGAAATCACCCACTCCGAAATTGGACTAGGCGTTATGGAACGTGTTGCTGCCCAGTGTGAAGATCTCGCTACGCCTGAGCGCAAGCCGAAGATCGAGGGTCGCAGCATGATCATGATTCTGGCTCCGAAAGCGGAAAAGCAGTAA